In a genomic window of Siniperca chuatsi isolate FFG_IHB_CAS linkage group LG1, ASM2008510v1, whole genome shotgun sequence:
- the nhsb gene encoding Nance-Horan syndrome protein isoform X1, whose protein sequence is MPFAKRIVEPQLLCRHQIPNDEGLLFEDLCAISNVVLSRTLRQLSDLARHACSLFQELENNIITTNQRVWVLQNKIGQIQQTASALDPKKEAVPVSNLDIESKLSLHYQAPWHQQHNVFHPCTRPPCLEELHRNAQLSLRALHRDEQRHRSTSRERNRVTISISVAPPMPTFPSPHSIRRQQRSRLARAQERAERERELDYQPRKERTVRETEIQTIQRKERPGREADIQTIQRKFECFYSLHPIEGCIFIPWSRKATSTGEGEGGEVLGGHRAKASAPNAPSTQDKQTNWSKENLPPSDQKTTADSHAISSCIIPINVTGVGFDREASARCSLVHSQSVLQRRRKLRRRKTITGIPKRVQHDMDSDESPVARERTVIIHANPHQLSLCQEDLSISGRLHHTRDSGCQTDDFLIACTAAPSRRRIRAQRGHQGIPASLSHSTGNISSLGDQSDSTYTSAAAHGGRLRSRSLPREGGRLMDSDEDDDDNYDDDDEDEELSPYEAEDFIPPGPSPRMKMMMMKEEEESTDDQAAPEPLQLGSLKRLQRSGERDRGVGGGGSPEHSWMERGRSRLPRKADMGSCEISSSSDTFSSPIHSVSTTGVLGSHVDHKEDHQSSSGNWSGSSSTCPSQTSETIPPPSSPPLTGSSHCDSELSLNTVPNAIDEGFSLDPSYHSDLRPQGQGHRSSSFTSSATDQLDDAGVSTASDGEWTYPPDQDPDQTQNLSQSHGLAQEYSSKQGLEDQTCFSDNKTSNTEKEPGSHYPSDTEGFYSSSVHFGECNQSYRGYMYNYADPGPDCGQSNTVAAPLSHGVYPQPSAGFRAGTMTLGRTFRPLRKPKVKPPPPKRTSSLKENSSSVDVGTDTQADQDQPKTVSEQELTLSSTDMKLELELELGGAPEPLQTSCLVAEPLGTWGMGLGETVDIVEPMSFSSADTHSFKDEGAVQSDYADLWLHNTELKSNNGEYTSMSNSSTATGTTVMECIKSPDSSSSSTETQTQAHAQAPETRASSPPLPPGDFKLGSPEKLAGLASPSSGYSSQSETPTSTLPSSSAAFFPGPLSPSTGKRKPKVPERKSSLSSLQHFPRDGASISSVYKRDPDFPPPPSQLDLNVLHGGYVRHTLSHRTHHMHTLHHSKHRVANVLATGTKLLVPEASNTNPPPGLNSAPTIPSANLLPITPSALRSVQLHSVSQSTESATTIDQETASGAETATRPKCPPSGSTLAPPPINIRPLPPRRPPPRPPAHDHTSSPEHLQPPPPGRHPDGPPSYESLLLRQDRYGPGTFWAMTAFRTRMDPSSELSDDSSPLHRPVPRAPHPSPVDLHTHIHSHTEFRGLTHSAHAHPEFRVLGERSFSQDDDDDDEEEEEEEEQVKEPPRAACSRGGMRLDHPPPPAYEFAGGSHSDSGPWASPVKVPGTTMETSHPYLISDARKGGQEEQEEEEEVTSGATRSAHQQQLQEGKDDSTTPDTEDYFSKDSTPSDNSLSPLMDDTKVDDDIILTSPNKTRTTEDLFAMIHRSKRKVLGRKDSGDLNVKSRLCPTAPVTLVSAVIIPPAPPINIPAPLATAAGSQRAPVPIYRSAKKSSTSNEEFKLLLLKKGSRSDSSYRMSATEILKSPITPKTPGESLQEGPIRQAEEPFSTLQEPPISGLDPIQIPGLFPRANSESFTPKILPMSAASRQGRSRIPPVANSSRYSTRSRLYTAPMQAISEGETENSDGSPHDDRSS, encoded by the exons CGGTGTCAAACCTGGATATAGAGAGCAAGCTGTCACTTCACTATCAGGCTCCATGGCACCAGCAACACAACGTGTTTCATCCTTGCACCCGACCACCATGTCTGGAGGAGCTGCACAGAAATGCTCAGCTCAGTCTCAGAGCCCTGCACCGAG ACGAACAGCGCCACCGCTCCACAAGTCGGGAGAGAAACAGGGTGACCATCTCTATCTCAGTGGCTCCCCCTATGCCCACCTTCCCCTCACCACACTCCATCCGCAGGCAACAAAGGAGTCGCCTGGCACGAGCG caagagagagcagagagggagcgagagttAGACTATCAACCCAGGAAG GAGAGGACcgtgagagaaacagagatcCAGACCATACagagaaaa GAGAGGCCAGGGAGAGAAGCAGATATTCAAACGATCCAAAGAAAG TTTGAGTGCTTTTACTCACTTCACCCTATTGAAGGTTGCATCTTCATTCCATGGAGTAGAAAG GCTACCTCGACAGGGGAAGGTGAAGGTGGTGAGGTCCTGGGGGGCCACAGAGCCAAGGCCTCAGCCCCCAATGCCCCCTCGACCCAGGATAAACAGACGAACTGGTCCAAGGAAAACCTCCCACCATCAGATCAGAAGACGACTGCTGATTCTCACGCCATCTCCTCCTGTATCATCCCCATCAATGTCACAG GAGTTGGGTTTGACAGGGAAGCAAGTGCTCGTTGCTCTCTAGTCCATTCCCAGTCAGTTCTTCAGAGGAGAaggaagctgaggaggaggaagactatCACAGGAATACCCAAAAGAGTACAACACGACATGG ACTCAGATGAATCACCCGTAGCAAGAGAGCGCACAGTGATCATCCATGCCAACCCGCACCAACTATCTCTCTGTCAGGAAGACCTCTCAATCAGTGGTCGCCTCCATCACACTCGTGACTCTGGCTGCCAGACAGATGATTTCCTTATAGCAT GTACAGCTGCTCCCTCCAGAAGGCGCATCAGAGCTCAACGTGGCCATCAGGGAatccctgcctctctgtcccattCAACAGGCAACATTTCTTCCCTGGGTGACCAGTCAGACTCCACATACACCAGTGCTGCAGCCCACGGTGGCCGCTTGCGATCTCGTAGCCTACCGCGAGAGGGTGGACGTCTGATGGACAGTGACGAGGATGACGATGacaattatgatgatgatgacgaagaCGAGGAGTTGTCACCATATGAAGCAGAGGACTTTATTCCACCTGGCCCTAGTCCAagaatgaagatgatgatgatgaaggaggaagaagagagcaCAGATGACCAGGCAGCCCCTGAGCCACTGCAACTTGGAAGCCTAAAAAGGTTGCAGCGATCtggggaaagagacagaggggttggaggaggagggagcccAGAGCATAGCTGGATGGAGAGGGGCCGTTCTCGCTTGCCCCGCAAGGCTGACATGGGCAGCTGTGAGATCTCATCGAGTTCAGATACTTTCAGCAGCCCTATTCACTCTGTGTCTACAACAGGAGTTCTAGGCAGCCATGTGGACCACAAGGAGGACCACCAGTCATCGAGCGGGAACTGGAGTGGTTCCAGCTCCACCTGCCCctctcagacatctgaaaccaTCCCCCCGCCCTCTTCTCCACCACTGACAGGCTCATCTCACTGCGACTCAGAGCTGTCACTCAACACTGTGCCCAATGCCATTGATGAGGGATTCTCCCTGGATCCATCATACCACTCTGACCTCAGACCCCAGGGCCAGGGTCACAGGTCAAGCTCGTTCACATCCTCAGCCACAGACCAGTTAGACGATGCAGGGGTCAGTACGGCCAGTGACGGGGAGTGGACATACCCTCCAGATCAAGACCCTGACCAGACCCAAAACCTGAGCCAGAGCCATGGGTTAGCCCAGGAGTACAGCTCCAAACAAGGTCTAGAAGACCAAACCTGTTTCAGTGACAACAAGACCAGCAACACTGAAAAAGAGCCTGGCTCTCATTACCCATCTGATACAGAGGGTTTTTACTCCTCTTCTGTGCATTTTGGGGAGTGTAATCAGAGTTACAGAGGATACATGTATAACTATGCAGACCCAGGGCCTGACTGTGGCCAATCCAACACTGTGGCAGCACCACTATCCCATGGAGTTTACCCCCAGCCCTCAGCTGGCTTCAGAGCAGGCACTATGACCCTTGGGAGGACATTTCGTCCGCTGAGGAAACCAAAAGTCAAACCTCCACCACCCAAACGGACCTCCTCGCTGAAGGAAAACAGTAGTAGTGTTGATGTTGGAACGGACACACAGGCAGATCAGGATCAACCAAAGACGGTCAGTGAACAAGAGCTTACCTTGTCTTCCACAGATATGAAGCTGGAACTGGAGCTAGAGCTTGGAGGTGCTCCAGAACCATTACAGACATCTTGTCTAGTGGCAGAGCCTTTGGGAACTTGGGGAATGGGACTAGGTGAAACCGTGGACATAGTAGAGCCCATGTCCTTCAGCTCTGCAGATACACACTCGTTTAAGGATGAAGGTGCTGTGCAATCTGACTATGCAGACCTGTGGCTTCACAACACTGAGCTGAAGTCCAACAATGGTGAGTACACATCCATGTCCAACTCAAGCACAGCCACAGGCACTACTGTCATGGAGTGTATCAAGTCACCAGacagctcttcctcctccacagaAACCCAAACCCAGGCCCATGCCCAGGCTCCAGAGACCAGGGCATCAAGTCCACCTCTCCCACCTGGAGACTTCAAACTTGGGTCACCTGAGAAGCTGGCTGGCCTGGCCTCACCATCAAGTGGCtattccagccaatcagagactcCAACGTCAACCTTGCCCTCATCTTCGGCAGCGTTCTTCCCAGGACCTCTGTCGCCCTCAACTGGCAAGAGAAAGCCCAAAGTGCCCGAAAGGaagtcttctctctcttccctgcaGCACTTCCCCAGAGATGGAGCTTCCATTTCCTCTGTCTATAAGAGAGATCCAGACTTCCCACCCCCACCTTCTCAACTTGATCTCAATGTTCTTCATGGTGGTTATGTCAGACACACGCTATCCCACCGGACGCACCACATGCACACGCTCCaccacagcaaacacagagttGCAAATGTTTTAGCCACTGGAACAAAGTTGTTGGTCCCTGAGGCATCAAATACCAACCCACCACCAGGTTTAAACTCTGCTCCAACGATTCCCAGCGCCAATCTGTTGCCGATAACTCCATCTGCTCTTCGTTCAGTGCAGCTCCATTCTGTTAGCCAATCTACAGAAAGTGCTACCACTATAGACCAGGAAACAGCAAGTGGAGCAGAGACCGCTACAAGACCCAAATGTCCTCCTAGTGGTTCTACTCTGGCTCCACCACCTATAAACATTAGGCCTCTCCCTCCTCGCAGACCACCTCCAAGACCCCCAGCGCATGACCACACCTCCTCTCCTGAACATTTGCAACCACCTCCCCCTGGCCGCCACCCTGATGGGCCTCCATCCTATGAAAGCCTGTTACTCAGACAGGACCGCTATGGACCTGGAACCTTCTGGGCTATGACGGCCTTCAGAACCCGGATGGACCCGTCATCAGAACTCTCTGACGACAGCTCACCCTTGCATCGGCCCGTGCCACGTGCTCCCCACCCTTCGCCTGTggatctacacacacatatccactcacacacagagttcaGAGGGCTCACACACTCAGCCCATGCACACCCTGAGTTTAGGGTTTTGGGAGAGCGCTCGTTCTCACaggacgatgatgatgatgacgaggaggaggaggaagaagaagagcaggtGAAAGAGCCGCCGAGGGCTGCATGTTCCAGAGGAGGCATGCGATTGGATCACCCTCCACCCCCAGCATATGAGTTTGCTGGGGGATCCCACTCAGACTCAGGGCCCTGGGCTAGTCCAGTCAAAGTGCCTGGTACCACAATGGAGACATCGCATCCTTACCTAATCAGCGATGCAAGGAAAGGAGGACAAGAAgagcaggaagaagaggaggaagtgacATCAGGTGCTACCAGAAGTGCccatcagcagcagctacagGAGGGCAAAGATGACTCCACCACTCCTGACACTGAGGATTACTTCAGTAAAG ATTCCACACCGAGTGATAATTCGCTCTCCCCTCTGATGGATGACACCAAAGTGGATGATGACATTATTCTCACATCACCCAACAAGACCCGTACAACTgaggacctgtttgccatgatACACAG ATCCAAGAGAAAGGTCCTGGGCCGTAAAGATTCAGGAGACTTAAACGTGAAGTCTCGTCTCTGCCCTACAGCACCAGTGACCCTTGTCTCCGCCGTCATTATCCCACCAGCCCCTCCTATCAACATCCCAGCTCCCTTAGCCACTGCTGCTGGGTCACAACGAGCCCCTGTGCCAATCTACCGCAGCGCCAAGAAATCCAGCACGTCCAATGAGGAGTTTAAACTCCTGTTGCTAAAGAAAGGTAGCAGGTCTGATTCCAGCTACCGCATGTCAGCTACAGAGATTCTGAAGAGCCCTATCACCCCTAAAACCCCAGGGGAGTCCCTTCAGGAAGGGCCTATTAGACAGGCTGAGGAGCCATTCTCTACACTCCAAGAGCCCCCCATTTCTGGCCTGGATCCAATCCAGATACCAGGCCTTTTTCCCAGGGCCAACTCTGAGAGTTTCACCCCCAAAATCCTGCCTATGTCAGCTGCATCTCGACAGGGACGTTCTCGGATCCCCCCTGTAGCCAACAGCAGTCGCTACAGTACACGTAGCCGCCTCTACACAGCCCCCATGCAAGCCATTTCCGAAGGGGAGACAGAGAACTCAGATGGGAGCCCCCATGATGACAGATCATCCTAA
- the nhsb gene encoding Nance-Horan syndrome protein isoform X4, translating to MALACLGLGCVPVRSKAVSNLDIESKLSLHYQAPWHQQHNVFHPCTRPPCLEELHRNAQLSLRALHRDEQRHRSTSRERNRVTISISVAPPMPTFPSPHSIRRQQRSRLARAQERAERERELDYQPRKERTVRETEIQTIQRKERPGREADIQTIQRKFECFYSLHPIEGCIFIPWSRKATSTGEGEGGEVLGGHRAKASAPNAPSTQDKQTNWSKENLPPSDQKTTADSHAISSCIIPINVTGVGFDREASARCSLVHSQSVLQRRRKLRRRKTITGIPKRVQHDMDSDESPVARERTVIIHANPHQLSLCQEDLSISGRLHHTRDSGCQTDDFLIACTAAPSRRRIRAQRGHQGIPASLSHSTGNISSLGDQSDSTYTSAAAHGGRLRSRSLPREGGRLMDSDEDDDDNYDDDDEDEELSPYEAEDFIPPGPSPRMKMMMMKEEEESTDDQAAPEPLQLGSLKRLQRSGERDRGVGGGGSPEHSWMERGRSRLPRKADMGSCEISSSSDTFSSPIHSVSTTGVLGSHVDHKEDHQSSSGNWSGSSSTCPSQTSETIPPPSSPPLTGSSHCDSELSLNTVPNAIDEGFSLDPSYHSDLRPQGQGHRSSSFTSSATDQLDDAGVSTASDGEWTYPPDQDPDQTQNLSQSHGLAQEYSSKQGLEDQTCFSDNKTSNTEKEPGSHYPSDTEGFYSSSVHFGECNQSYRGYMYNYADPGPDCGQSNTVAAPLSHGVYPQPSAGFRAGTMTLGRTFRPLRKPKVKPPPPKRTSSLKENSSSVDVGTDTQADQDQPKTVSEQELTLSSTDMKLELELELGGAPEPLQTSCLVAEPLGTWGMGLGETVDIVEPMSFSSADTHSFKDEGAVQSDYADLWLHNTELKSNNGEYTSMSNSSTATGTTVMECIKSPDSSSSSTETQTQAHAQAPETRASSPPLPPGDFKLGSPEKLAGLASPSSGYSSQSETPTSTLPSSSAAFFPGPLSPSTGKRKPKVPERKSSLSSLQHFPRDGASISSVYKRDPDFPPPPSQLDLNVLHGGYVRHTLSHRTHHMHTLHHSKHRVANVLATGTKLLVPEASNTNPPPGLNSAPTIPSANLLPITPSALRSVQLHSVSQSTESATTIDQETASGAETATRPKCPPSGSTLAPPPINIRPLPPRRPPPRPPAHDHTSSPEHLQPPPPGRHPDGPPSYESLLLRQDRYGPGTFWAMTAFRTRMDPSSELSDDSSPLHRPVPRAPHPSPVDLHTHIHSHTEFRGLTHSAHAHPEFRVLGERSFSQDDDDDDEEEEEEEEQVKEPPRAACSRGGMRLDHPPPPAYEFAGGSHSDSGPWASPVKVPGTTMETSHPYLISDARKGGQEEQEEEEEVTSGATRSAHQQQLQEGKDDSTTPDTEDYFSKGMLCDADSTPSDNSLSPLMDDTKVDDDIILTSPNKTRTTEDLFAMIHRSKRKVLGRKDSGDLNVKSRLCPTAPVTLVSAVIIPPAPPINIPAPLATAAGSQRAPVPIYRSAKKSSTSNEEFKLLLLKKGSRSDSSYRMSATEILKSPITPKTPGESLQEGPIRQAEEPFSTLQEPPISGLDPIQIPGLFPRANSESFTPKILPMSAASRQGRSRIPPVANSSRYSTRSRLYTAPMQAISEGETENSDGSPHDDRSS from the exons CGGTGTCAAACCTGGATATAGAGAGCAAGCTGTCACTTCACTATCAGGCTCCATGGCACCAGCAACACAACGTGTTTCATCCTTGCACCCGACCACCATGTCTGGAGGAGCTGCACAGAAATGCTCAGCTCAGTCTCAGAGCCCTGCACCGAG ACGAACAGCGCCACCGCTCCACAAGTCGGGAGAGAAACAGGGTGACCATCTCTATCTCAGTGGCTCCCCCTATGCCCACCTTCCCCTCACCACACTCCATCCGCAGGCAACAAAGGAGTCGCCTGGCACGAGCG caagagagagcagagagggagcgagagttAGACTATCAACCCAGGAAG GAGAGGACcgtgagagaaacagagatcCAGACCATACagagaaaa GAGAGGCCAGGGAGAGAAGCAGATATTCAAACGATCCAAAGAAAG TTTGAGTGCTTTTACTCACTTCACCCTATTGAAGGTTGCATCTTCATTCCATGGAGTAGAAAG GCTACCTCGACAGGGGAAGGTGAAGGTGGTGAGGTCCTGGGGGGCCACAGAGCCAAGGCCTCAGCCCCCAATGCCCCCTCGACCCAGGATAAACAGACGAACTGGTCCAAGGAAAACCTCCCACCATCAGATCAGAAGACGACTGCTGATTCTCACGCCATCTCCTCCTGTATCATCCCCATCAATGTCACAG GAGTTGGGTTTGACAGGGAAGCAAGTGCTCGTTGCTCTCTAGTCCATTCCCAGTCAGTTCTTCAGAGGAGAaggaagctgaggaggaggaagactatCACAGGAATACCCAAAAGAGTACAACACGACATGG ACTCAGATGAATCACCCGTAGCAAGAGAGCGCACAGTGATCATCCATGCCAACCCGCACCAACTATCTCTCTGTCAGGAAGACCTCTCAATCAGTGGTCGCCTCCATCACACTCGTGACTCTGGCTGCCAGACAGATGATTTCCTTATAGCAT GTACAGCTGCTCCCTCCAGAAGGCGCATCAGAGCTCAACGTGGCCATCAGGGAatccctgcctctctgtcccattCAACAGGCAACATTTCTTCCCTGGGTGACCAGTCAGACTCCACATACACCAGTGCTGCAGCCCACGGTGGCCGCTTGCGATCTCGTAGCCTACCGCGAGAGGGTGGACGTCTGATGGACAGTGACGAGGATGACGATGacaattatgatgatgatgacgaagaCGAGGAGTTGTCACCATATGAAGCAGAGGACTTTATTCCACCTGGCCCTAGTCCAagaatgaagatgatgatgatgaaggaggaagaagagagcaCAGATGACCAGGCAGCCCCTGAGCCACTGCAACTTGGAAGCCTAAAAAGGTTGCAGCGATCtggggaaagagacagaggggttggaggaggagggagcccAGAGCATAGCTGGATGGAGAGGGGCCGTTCTCGCTTGCCCCGCAAGGCTGACATGGGCAGCTGTGAGATCTCATCGAGTTCAGATACTTTCAGCAGCCCTATTCACTCTGTGTCTACAACAGGAGTTCTAGGCAGCCATGTGGACCACAAGGAGGACCACCAGTCATCGAGCGGGAACTGGAGTGGTTCCAGCTCCACCTGCCCctctcagacatctgaaaccaTCCCCCCGCCCTCTTCTCCACCACTGACAGGCTCATCTCACTGCGACTCAGAGCTGTCACTCAACACTGTGCCCAATGCCATTGATGAGGGATTCTCCCTGGATCCATCATACCACTCTGACCTCAGACCCCAGGGCCAGGGTCACAGGTCAAGCTCGTTCACATCCTCAGCCACAGACCAGTTAGACGATGCAGGGGTCAGTACGGCCAGTGACGGGGAGTGGACATACCCTCCAGATCAAGACCCTGACCAGACCCAAAACCTGAGCCAGAGCCATGGGTTAGCCCAGGAGTACAGCTCCAAACAAGGTCTAGAAGACCAAACCTGTTTCAGTGACAACAAGACCAGCAACACTGAAAAAGAGCCTGGCTCTCATTACCCATCTGATACAGAGGGTTTTTACTCCTCTTCTGTGCATTTTGGGGAGTGTAATCAGAGTTACAGAGGATACATGTATAACTATGCAGACCCAGGGCCTGACTGTGGCCAATCCAACACTGTGGCAGCACCACTATCCCATGGAGTTTACCCCCAGCCCTCAGCTGGCTTCAGAGCAGGCACTATGACCCTTGGGAGGACATTTCGTCCGCTGAGGAAACCAAAAGTCAAACCTCCACCACCCAAACGGACCTCCTCGCTGAAGGAAAACAGTAGTAGTGTTGATGTTGGAACGGACACACAGGCAGATCAGGATCAACCAAAGACGGTCAGTGAACAAGAGCTTACCTTGTCTTCCACAGATATGAAGCTGGAACTGGAGCTAGAGCTTGGAGGTGCTCCAGAACCATTACAGACATCTTGTCTAGTGGCAGAGCCTTTGGGAACTTGGGGAATGGGACTAGGTGAAACCGTGGACATAGTAGAGCCCATGTCCTTCAGCTCTGCAGATACACACTCGTTTAAGGATGAAGGTGCTGTGCAATCTGACTATGCAGACCTGTGGCTTCACAACACTGAGCTGAAGTCCAACAATGGTGAGTACACATCCATGTCCAACTCAAGCACAGCCACAGGCACTACTGTCATGGAGTGTATCAAGTCACCAGacagctcttcctcctccacagaAACCCAAACCCAGGCCCATGCCCAGGCTCCAGAGACCAGGGCATCAAGTCCACCTCTCCCACCTGGAGACTTCAAACTTGGGTCACCTGAGAAGCTGGCTGGCCTGGCCTCACCATCAAGTGGCtattccagccaatcagagactcCAACGTCAACCTTGCCCTCATCTTCGGCAGCGTTCTTCCCAGGACCTCTGTCGCCCTCAACTGGCAAGAGAAAGCCCAAAGTGCCCGAAAGGaagtcttctctctcttccctgcaGCACTTCCCCAGAGATGGAGCTTCCATTTCCTCTGTCTATAAGAGAGATCCAGACTTCCCACCCCCACCTTCTCAACTTGATCTCAATGTTCTTCATGGTGGTTATGTCAGACACACGCTATCCCACCGGACGCACCACATGCACACGCTCCaccacagcaaacacagagttGCAAATGTTTTAGCCACTGGAACAAAGTTGTTGGTCCCTGAGGCATCAAATACCAACCCACCACCAGGTTTAAACTCTGCTCCAACGATTCCCAGCGCCAATCTGTTGCCGATAACTCCATCTGCTCTTCGTTCAGTGCAGCTCCATTCTGTTAGCCAATCTACAGAAAGTGCTACCACTATAGACCAGGAAACAGCAAGTGGAGCAGAGACCGCTACAAGACCCAAATGTCCTCCTAGTGGTTCTACTCTGGCTCCACCACCTATAAACATTAGGCCTCTCCCTCCTCGCAGACCACCTCCAAGACCCCCAGCGCATGACCACACCTCCTCTCCTGAACATTTGCAACCACCTCCCCCTGGCCGCCACCCTGATGGGCCTCCATCCTATGAAAGCCTGTTACTCAGACAGGACCGCTATGGACCTGGAACCTTCTGGGCTATGACGGCCTTCAGAACCCGGATGGACCCGTCATCAGAACTCTCTGACGACAGCTCACCCTTGCATCGGCCCGTGCCACGTGCTCCCCACCCTTCGCCTGTggatctacacacacatatccactcacacacagagttcaGAGGGCTCACACACTCAGCCCATGCACACCCTGAGTTTAGGGTTTTGGGAGAGCGCTCGTTCTCACaggacgatgatgatgatgacgaggaggaggaggaagaagaagagcaggtGAAAGAGCCGCCGAGGGCTGCATGTTCCAGAGGAGGCATGCGATTGGATCACCCTCCACCCCCAGCATATGAGTTTGCTGGGGGATCCCACTCAGACTCAGGGCCCTGGGCTAGTCCAGTCAAAGTGCCTGGTACCACAATGGAGACATCGCATCCTTACCTAATCAGCGATGCAAGGAAAGGAGGACAAGAAgagcaggaagaagaggaggaagtgacATCAGGTGCTACCAGAAGTGCccatcagcagcagctacagGAGGGCAAAGATGACTCCACCACTCCTGACACTGAGGATTACTTCAGTAAAG GGATGTTGTGTGATGCAGATTCCACACCGAGTGATAATTCGCTCTCCCCTCTGATGGATGACACCAAAGTGGATGATGACATTATTCTCACATCACCCAACAAGACCCGTACAACTgaggacctgtttgccatgatACACAG ATCCAAGAGAAAGGTCCTGGGCCGTAAAGATTCAGGAGACTTAAACGTGAAGTCTCGTCTCTGCCCTACAGCACCAGTGACCCTTGTCTCCGCCGTCATTATCCCACCAGCCCCTCCTATCAACATCCCAGCTCCCTTAGCCACTGCTGCTGGGTCACAACGAGCCCCTGTGCCAATCTACCGCAGCGCCAAGAAATCCAGCACGTCCAATGAGGAGTTTAAACTCCTGTTGCTAAAGAAAGGTAGCAGGTCTGATTCCAGCTACCGCATGTCAGCTACAGAGATTCTGAAGAGCCCTATCACCCCTAAAACCCCAGGGGAGTCCCTTCAGGAAGGGCCTATTAGACAGGCTGAGGAGCCATTCTCTACACTCCAAGAGCCCCCCATTTCTGGCCTGGATCCAATCCAGATACCAGGCCTTTTTCCCAGGGCCAACTCTGAGAGTTTCACCCCCAAAATCCTGCCTATGTCAGCTGCATCTCGACAGGGACGTTCTCGGATCCCCCCTGTAGCCAACAGCAGTCGCTACAGTACACGTAGCCGCCTCTACACAGCCCCCATGCAAGCCATTTCCGAAGGGGAGACAGAGAACTCAGATGGGAGCCCCCATGATGACAGATCATCCTAA